The Nocardia arthritidis genome has a window encoding:
- a CDS encoding MarR family winged helix-turn-helix transcriptional regulator has product MPEVTRPDLAAMIAPLGHALMVAEQPILDRNGLSMWAYVVLLRLDDDPIYTQAALAKATRADKTRIIAILDDLQRRGLIRREPNPADRRVNMVSLTPEGRVLRDRTQREIQEQEEVLLANLPAADRRAFLRALQTLHDIVNQPE; this is encoded by the coding sequence ATGCCTGAAGTGACCCGACCCGACCTGGCCGCGATGATCGCGCCGCTCGGCCACGCGCTGATGGTGGCCGAGCAGCCCATACTCGACCGAAACGGCCTGTCCATGTGGGCCTATGTCGTGCTGCTCCGGCTCGACGACGACCCGATCTACACCCAGGCTGCCCTGGCCAAGGCCACCCGCGCGGATAAAACCCGGATCATCGCGATACTCGACGACCTGCAGCGGCGTGGGCTGATCCGCCGCGAACCCAATCCGGCAGACCGCCGGGTCAATATGGTCTCCCTGACGCCGGAGGGTCGCGTACTGCGCGACCGCACCCAGCGCGAAATCCAGGAGCAGGAGGAAGTGCTGCTCGCGAATCTGCCCGCCGCGGACCGCCGCGCCTTCCTGCGCGCGCTGCAAACCCTGCACGACATCGTCAACCAGCCGGAATGA
- a CDS encoding TIGR03086 family metal-binding protein — MSTITDADLVAMHARSLRLTTDLVETVTPDQLNNETPCAGWNLRDLLTHMTIENHGFAESARGRGGDISLWQTRELADPIGEYLTASADLLDAFGVDDISEREFLLPGIMPGVPFKAEHAVRFQLVDCVVHAWDVARSIGKNIELDSDPEMADETLAIARIVPGGADRLKEGAAFGPILEVPEGSGKLDEILLLLGRDPKWGN; from the coding sequence ATGAGTACGATTACGGATGCGGATCTCGTCGCCATGCACGCCAGGTCCCTGCGACTGACCACCGACCTGGTCGAGACGGTGACGCCCGATCAGCTGAACAACGAAACCCCCTGCGCCGGTTGGAATCTGCGCGACCTGCTGACCCATATGACCATCGAGAACCACGGTTTCGCGGAGTCGGCCCGCGGTCGTGGCGGAGATATTTCCCTATGGCAGACAAGGGAACTCGCCGACCCCATCGGCGAATACCTCACCGCCTCGGCGGACCTGCTCGACGCGTTCGGCGTCGACGACATCTCCGAGCGCGAGTTCCTGCTGCCGGGAATCATGCCGGGCGTCCCGTTCAAGGCCGAGCACGCGGTGCGGTTCCAGCTGGTGGACTGCGTGGTGCACGCGTGGGATGTGGCGCGATCGATCGGGAAGAACATCGAGCTCGACTCCGATCCCGAAATGGCCGACGAGACGCTGGCGATCGCCAGGATCGTGCCCGGCGGTGCGGATCGGTTGAAGGAGGGTGCGGCGTTCGGGCCGATTTTGGAGGTGCCGGAGGGGAGCGGCAAGCTCGACGAGATTCTGCTGCTGTTGGGGCGGGATCCCAAGTGGGGCAATTGA
- a CDS encoding RluA family pseudouridine synthase produces the protein MDIDWSQLRARCLLLEDAGVLALNKPAGISVTGERHDTDIVELAAASGETLYPVHRIDKVTSGLVLLAKELPAHGELTRQFNKQTATKAYLAVVDSTGLPDRGVIDLPLSVGRKNRVRIAAPRESIRTEDDRWFVRQSDLLSGKNYPSITEFATLLRTESRTVLALRPITGRRHQIRVHLAWIGYPIVGDPLFDRTGTQPRTHLHSWRLGLTASWRTPPVLDMEAVPGEDFWVPVGVGADEAAGLLEQGAALLAG, from the coding sequence GTGGATATCGACTGGTCACAGCTGCGCGCCCGCTGCCTGCTGCTGGAGGACGCGGGCGTACTCGCGCTGAACAAGCCCGCGGGGATCTCGGTCACCGGGGAGCGGCACGACACCGACATCGTCGAGTTGGCCGCCGCGTCCGGTGAGACCCTCTACCCCGTGCACCGCATCGACAAGGTGACATCCGGTCTTGTGCTGCTGGCCAAGGAATTACCCGCGCACGGCGAACTGACCAGGCAGTTCAACAAGCAGACGGCGACCAAAGCGTATCTGGCGGTTGTGGATTCGACCGGCCTGCCGGACCGCGGGGTGATCGATCTGCCGCTGAGCGTCGGCCGCAAGAACCGGGTGCGGATCGCCGCACCCCGCGAGTCGATACGCACCGAAGACGACCGCTGGTTCGTTCGGCAATCGGATCTGTTGAGCGGCAAGAACTATCCGTCGATCACCGAATTCGCGACCCTGCTGCGCACCGAGTCACGCACCGTGCTCGCGCTGCGCCCGATCACCGGCCGCCGCCACCAGATCCGGGTGCACCTGGCCTGGATCGGCTACCCGATCGTCGGCGACCCGCTGTTCGACAGGACCGGGACGCAGCCACGCACCCACCTGCATTCCTGGCGGCTCGGCCTCACCGCTTCCTGGCGCACGCCGCCGGTTTTGGATATGGAAGCCGTTCCAGGAGAGGACTTTTGGGTGCCGGTCGGGGTCGGAGCCGACGAGGCTGCCGGTTTGCTCGAGCAGGGAGCGGCACTGCTCGCCGGGTAG
- a CDS encoding adenylate/guanylate cyclase domain-containing protein codes for MVDNQMAELVQSVVESYLLGGTRRYNRAEVAERSGVSPEVSKRLWMALGFPANPDDTDDYTDADVAAVRDFRSLSVVASSDIRQQSAAARTLGQSMARLAEWQADLVLAEIETRITSARAAEPDRDPAEIARTATEATIAVLEELQTYAWRRHLAAALARSFDGAVIAEDSTRELAVGFADMVGYTRLTRHLHPDELSMLLEAFESTTTAAITENGGWVIKNVGDEVMFAAEHAIDAARIALAIQESTMMVAGTPELRVAIAYGPVLQRFGDLYGSVVNIASRLTGVARPGTILVDDHAAAELANEPEFTIRNLRSVRVRGFSRLRPHLLRADEK; via the coding sequence ATGGTGGACAACCAGATGGCCGAGCTCGTGCAGTCGGTGGTGGAGTCGTATCTGCTGGGCGGCACGCGCCGGTACAACCGCGCCGAGGTGGCCGAGCGCTCGGGCGTATCGCCGGAGGTGTCCAAGCGGCTGTGGATGGCACTCGGCTTCCCGGCGAATCCGGACGACACCGACGACTACACCGATGCCGATGTGGCTGCCGTGCGGGACTTCCGCAGCCTCAGCGTGGTGGCGTCCTCGGATATCCGCCAGCAGTCCGCCGCCGCCCGCACGCTCGGCCAGAGCATGGCCCGGCTCGCGGAATGGCAGGCCGACCTGGTGCTCGCCGAGATCGAAACCAGGATCACCTCGGCCCGCGCCGCCGAACCCGACCGCGACCCGGCCGAGATCGCCAGAACCGCGACCGAGGCGACCATCGCGGTGCTGGAGGAACTCCAGACCTACGCGTGGCGGCGGCATCTGGCCGCGGCGCTCGCCCGTTCCTTCGACGGCGCGGTGATCGCCGAGGATTCCACCAGGGAGCTGGCGGTCGGCTTCGCCGATATGGTCGGCTACACCCGGCTCACCAGGCATCTGCACCCGGACGAGCTATCCATGCTGCTCGAGGCGTTCGAATCCACCACGACCGCCGCGATCACCGAGAACGGCGGCTGGGTGATCAAGAACGTCGGCGACGAGGTGATGTTCGCGGCCGAGCACGCCATCGACGCGGCCCGGATCGCGCTGGCCATCCAGGAGTCGACCATGATGGTCGCGGGCACCCCGGAGCTGCGCGTCGCCATCGCGTACGGCCCGGTCCTGCAGCGCTTCGGCGACCTGTACGGCTCGGTGGTCAATATCGCCTCGCGGCTCACCGGCGTCGCCCGCCCCGGCACCATCCTGGTCGACGACCACGCCGCCGCCGAACTCGCGAACGAGCCCGAATTCACCATTCGCAATCTGCGCAGCGTCCGGGTCCGCGGTTTCAGCCGCCTGCGCCCACACCTGCTGCGCGCCGACGAGAAGTAG
- a CDS encoding alpha/beta fold hydrolase, which yields MAGSAQAATTGEMNVRSDGPADAATVLLIHGFAGSLHWFDRVTELLVPAYRVLRVDLRGHGRTGGRSGFDPESQSRAIISALDALDIRDAVALGHSFGADVALAVGRRSERVSGVGIIGQAPDFSYSKLPAAGVLLTLPVLGALLHRLTPAAAIRFGMRTAFARGFAARDAFDRPDRPVLDYRAMHPGMFREVLVDRPARLRGEPLDAQLRAIAKPALVIHGSADQLYDTARTVARYTAAGARVEVVDGAGHSPNIERPNEFARLVGEFRTETGLRAG from the coding sequence ATGGCGGGTTCGGCGCAGGCCGCGACGACAGGGGAGATGAACGTGCGCTCCGATGGTCCGGCGGATGCCGCGACCGTGCTGCTGATCCACGGGTTCGCCGGTTCGCTGCACTGGTTCGACCGGGTCACCGAATTGCTGGTGCCCGCGTACCGGGTGCTGCGGGTCGACTTGCGCGGGCACGGCCGGACCGGCGGCCGGTCCGGGTTCGATCCCGAATCACAGTCCCGCGCAATTATTTCCGCACTCGACGCGCTCGATATCCGGGATGCCGTGGCGCTCGGGCATTCCTTCGGCGCCGATGTGGCGCTGGCCGTCGGGCGGCGCAGCGAGCGGGTGAGTGGGGTCGGAATCATCGGTCAGGCACCGGATTTCAGCTATTCGAAACTGCCCGCCGCAGGTGTGCTGCTGACGTTGCCGGTGCTCGGAGCGCTGCTACACCGGCTCACGCCCGCCGCCGCGATCCGCTTCGGCATGCGGACGGCCTTCGCGCGCGGCTTCGCGGCGCGCGATGCCTTCGATCGGCCCGACCGACCGGTATTGGATTACCGCGCAATGCATCCCGGAATGTTCCGGGAGGTGCTCGTCGATCGGCCCGCGCGGCTGCGGGGCGAACCGCTGGACGCGCAGCTGCGTGCGATCGCCAAGCCCGCGTTGGTGATTCACGGCAGTGCCGATCAGTTGTACGACACCGCGCGGACCGTCGCCCGGTATACGGCGGCGGGCGCGCGGGTCGAGGTGGTCGATGGGGCCGGGCATTCGCCGAATATCGAGCGGCCCAACGAGTTCGCTCGTCTGGTCGGCGAATTCCGCACGGAGACAGGGCTGCGGGCCGGCTAG
- a CDS encoding PadR family transcriptional regulator — translation MTASTQFKRSPLAMALLGILHLEPMHPYAIQRRIKEWGKDKVVNVAQRAALYKTITRLQEAGLVAVRETGRDQQYPERTVYEITDAGRAACLGWITEMIGEPRYEFPEFPAALSFVMLLGPDAARVELDRRAKALRANLTELDNDAAKVAAIGLPRVTMLEDEYNRAVMEAELRWLEGVVADLASGELTWSWESLAQYQNS, via the coding sequence ATGACGGCATCGACGCAGTTCAAGCGCTCCCCCCTGGCCATGGCACTGCTCGGCATCCTGCACTTGGAGCCCATGCACCCCTACGCGATCCAGCGGCGCATCAAGGAGTGGGGCAAGGACAAGGTCGTCAACGTCGCCCAGCGCGCCGCGCTGTACAAGACGATCACCCGGCTGCAGGAGGCCGGGCTCGTCGCCGTCCGTGAGACCGGCCGCGACCAGCAGTACCCCGAGCGGACGGTGTACGAGATCACCGATGCGGGTCGCGCCGCATGCCTCGGCTGGATCACCGAGATGATCGGCGAACCCCGCTACGAGTTCCCGGAATTCCCCGCCGCCCTCTCGTTCGTGATGCTGCTCGGCCCCGACGCCGCGCGAGTCGAACTGGACCGCCGGGCAAAGGCGTTGCGCGCCAACCTCACCGAGCTGGACAACGACGCCGCGAAGGTTGCCGCGATCGGTTTGCCCCGGGTGACCATGCTGGAGGACGAATACAACCGTGCCGTCATGGAGGCCGAATTGCGTTGGCTGGAAGGGGTAGTCGCGGATCTGGCATCCGGCGAGCTGACCTGGTCCTGGGAATCCCTTGCGCAGTACCAGAACTCGTGA
- a CDS encoding ParA family protein produces the protein MTNSVAQLDLPKPLVITLGNLKGGVGKTTSAFFLASYFALVHELRVLVIDADPLSQTGYSWYRRLQKGEVEVPFELIAFPSRHVNDCITDNSAKFDVVIVDAGGESAEIFKAAIPQSDELILLTSVSPSEVKRVPSTYKAAEEAAAGSGREIRVRVLMTKVPVTMKNGVNVSTEYRVQRANLEDAGYDVFDSYLSAWKWYREAADGEVGDGAENPIADLGEYRQVGDELLSPYRAVMEVSA, from the coding sequence ATGACGAATTCTGTTGCGCAACTCGATCTGCCGAAACCGCTCGTCATCACGCTCGGGAATCTCAAAGGGGGCGTTGGGAAGACGACCTCGGCCTTCTTCCTTGCCTCGTATTTCGCGCTGGTACACGAACTTCGCGTGCTCGTCATCGACGCCGACCCGCTCAGCCAGACCGGATATTCCTGGTATCGGCGGCTGCAGAAGGGCGAGGTCGAGGTCCCGTTCGAATTGATCGCCTTTCCGTCCCGGCACGTGAACGACTGCATCACCGACAATTCGGCAAAGTTCGATGTCGTCATCGTCGACGCGGGCGGTGAATCGGCGGAGATCTTCAAGGCCGCCATACCGCAGAGCGATGAGCTCATACTGCTGACCAGCGTCAGCCCGTCGGAGGTCAAGCGGGTGCCGAGTACCTATAAGGCCGCCGAGGAGGCGGCCGCGGGCAGCGGCCGGGAAATCCGGGTGCGCGTCCTGATGACCAAGGTTCCGGTGACCATGAAGAACGGTGTGAACGTCTCCACCGAATACCGGGTGCAGCGGGCGAATCTGGAGGACGCCGGATACGACGTTTTCGATTCGTATCTGAGCGCGTGGAAGTGGTACCGCGAGGCGGCCGACGGCGAGGTCGGCGACGGCGCCGAGAATCCGATCGCGGACCTGGGGGAGTATCGGCAGGTCGGTGACGAATTACTGAGCCCGTACCGGGCGGTGATGGAGGTGTCGGCCTGA
- a CDS encoding NlpC/P60 family protein encodes MASTEDVRLSRFLHQLLLWALAAGAFVAALFLASLMTSGHASAQPPILPGIGIEKPAIVEIPAIETTPVVIIDAPAVPAPITESHCSESRVDVPAVPAPITESRGSESWSAEIPVIATPPVELPVAAAQNVPGLPGSPLALPGIELSVHAGVPGIEFTTPVRIPGLELAPGQRIELPFLSGAPGLRQPAPAVAPKSRGERAVEAARGKLGAAYGTGSAGPDSFDCSGLVQWSYGQAGVEVPRTSYDQLAGGTPVGLDELRPGDVVSFYGGGHSALYAGDGKVIHASTPGRGVVLSPMSEMPVAGACRY; translated from the coding sequence ATGGCATCAACCGAAGACGTCCGATTATCGAGGTTCCTGCATCAGCTGCTGCTCTGGGCCTTGGCGGCCGGAGCGTTCGTCGCGGCGCTGTTCCTCGCATCCCTCATGACCAGCGGGCACGCATCGGCCCAGCCGCCGATACTGCCCGGTATCGGGATCGAGAAACCCGCCATTGTCGAAATCCCGGCCATCGAAACAACTCCCGTTGTCATCATCGATGCGCCCGCTGTTCCGGCTCCGATCACTGAGAGCCACTGCTCCGAAAGCCGGGTCGATGTGCCCGCTGTTCCGGCTCCGATCACCGAGAGCCGGGGCTCCGAAAGCTGGAGCGCCGAAATTCCGGTCATCGCAACGCCTCCGGTGGAGCTGCCGGTCGCGGCCGCACAGAATGTGCCCGGCCTGCCCGGATCCCCGCTCGCGCTGCCCGGCATCGAACTCTCGGTGCACGCGGGCGTGCCGGGCATCGAATTCACCACGCCGGTACGGATTCCCGGACTGGAGCTGGCGCCGGGCCAGCGGATCGAACTGCCCTTCCTCTCCGGCGCTCCCGGCTTGCGGCAGCCCGCGCCCGCGGTGGCGCCGAAGTCGAGGGGTGAGCGCGCCGTCGAGGCCGCGCGCGGCAAGCTCGGCGCGGCGTACGGCACCGGCTCGGCGGGACCCGATTCCTTCGACTGCTCGGGTCTGGTCCAGTGGTCGTACGGGCAGGCGGGTGTCGAGGTGCCGCGCACCAGCTACGACCAGTTGGCCGGCGGTACCCCGGTGGGCCTGGACGAGCTGCGGCCCGGCGATGTCGTCTCGTTCTACGGCGGCGGGCACTCCGCGCTCTACGCGGGTGACGGCAAGGTGATCCACGCGTCGACGCCCGGCCGCGGCGTCGTGCTCTCGCCGATGTCCGAGATGCCCGTCGCGGGCGCCTGTCGGTACTGA